The following are encoded in a window of Paenibacillus polymyxa genomic DNA:
- a CDS encoding GntR family transcriptional regulator: protein MFELDIRSRKPIYEQLMDRVKEMIVYGSLQPDEQLPSVRTLSAQLTVNPNTIQKAYRELEREGYIYSVQGKGSFVTPAQHQPQQIKRDEIRVALLNQMIEAVHFGFTQQEVDDIYVEAIQTKERGMSLD, encoded by the coding sequence ATGTTCGAGCTGGATATCCGCAGCCGCAAGCCGATCTACGAACAGCTTATGGACAGGGTAAAGGAAATGATCGTGTACGGATCACTTCAGCCGGATGAGCAATTGCCTTCCGTACGGACATTGTCCGCTCAGCTCACGGTGAATCCGAATACGATTCAGAAGGCATATCGAGAGTTGGAACGAGAAGGATACATTTATTCCGTTCAAGGCAAAGGCAGCTTTGTCACACCTGCCCAGCATCAGCCACAACAAATCAAGCGGGATGAGATTCGGGTGGCATTGTTAAACCAGATGATTGAAGCCGTCCATTTCGGTTTTACACAGCAGGAAGTGGACGACATATACGTGGAAGCTATACAAACAAAGGAAAGGGGGATGTCCCTTGATTGA
- a CDS encoding ABC transporter ATP-binding protein, whose translation MIELREVTKTFTEEKAVDQLALTVKKGSIFGLLGSNGAGKTTLLKIIAGIYRPDVGKVLISGQPVYEQPEVKQHILFLPDAPYFFPQATIRQMARFYRSIYPSWSEERYTQLTGIFKLDPKRKLHRFSKGMKRQAAFLLALSCMPELLVLDEPIDGLDPVMRRMIKNLLFQETAAREMTVVISSHNLREIEDMCDHVGIMHQGRMLLEKEVDDLKSDTHKVQVAFRDSMHEEAVCGQLSVVHKERRGSVLLLIIRGERERIAETIEAYEPHVFDLLPLTLEEIFIYEMEDAGYDIQPILL comes from the coding sequence TTGATTGAATTAAGGGAAGTCACAAAGACATTTACAGAAGAAAAAGCTGTTGATCAGCTAGCCCTTACGGTAAAGAAGGGCTCCATTTTTGGACTGCTGGGCTCGAACGGAGCTGGGAAAACGACCTTGCTCAAAATTATTGCCGGGATTTACCGACCCGATGTTGGCAAGGTGTTAATCAGTGGACAGCCGGTATATGAGCAGCCTGAAGTCAAGCAGCACATTCTGTTTTTGCCGGATGCTCCCTATTTCTTCCCACAAGCGACAATTCGTCAGATGGCCCGGTTTTACCGCTCTATTTATCCAAGTTGGAGTGAAGAACGCTACACACAGCTAACAGGTATTTTTAAGCTGGACCCGAAGCGCAAACTTCACCGATTTTCCAAAGGGATGAAGCGTCAAGCCGCTTTTTTGCTTGCCTTGAGCTGTATGCCTGAGCTGCTGGTTTTGGATGAACCCATTGATGGTCTGGACCCCGTGATGCGCAGAATGATCAAAAATCTCTTGTTCCAAGAAACCGCTGCACGTGAGATGACCGTCGTAATTTCATCTCATAATTTGCGTGAGATTGAAGACATGTGTGATCATGTGGGCATTATGCACCAAGGACGGATGCTGTTGGAAAAAGAGGTCGACGACCTCAAATCTGATACGCATAAGGTGCAGGTTGCTTTTCGGGACAGCATGCATGAGGAAGCTGTCTGTGGCCAACTTTCGGTCGTACATAAGGAGCGGAGGGGCAGTGTTCTGCTGCTTATTATCCGGGGTGAGCGAGAGCGGATTGCAGAGACAATTGAAGCGTATGAGCCGCATGTATTCGATTTGTTGCCGCTGACGCTTGAGGAAATTTTCATTTATGAAATGGAGGACGCAGGTTATGACATCCAACCGATTCTTCTGTAG
- a CDS encoding DUF6449 domain-containing protein codes for MTSNRFFCSGGVIRQCLTQHGWIGLLYLAGLLFTVPLPLFMSIGDEQPRVVLKSLFDSTNSGNELQKLILMTVPVLAGVMLLRFVQRQGPSDLYHSLPLRREHLLTAHFISGLILLLVPVWLTAGVTAWVNTSIELPYIFHIHDIGSWALVVSVLTIFLFTFTVFVGTCVGQSLLQAVVVYVLLLLPQFLFMMMGRFLERNLYGYVRVRETVVQYINGSEFRSNNNVWENLSPFVRIVENLPQRAFSYIELLAYLGISLLFVALSYGLYRKRLVEKATQAIAFPFLQPLFKAGVILCAMLVLGDYFYNPGTRGVNWSIFGYTLGAILGYIVVEMVIRKTWQIVRVRALVEMVVYGVIMGLVLYIPISGWLGYEGRIPTAHSVEKVYVGQEEPLGGDAQTEAYYSQDRAYIASVLNLHRELVRAHAAGEKTLSKNLAVESAVIVYRLDDGSTMTRRYTFPEKPFRTELTKVMEAEPYKMVRYKLDKLQGKAETINIQSVDDNERRVVLTNPKEAREFEDILREEVLNMSYSEMQSHRYPLGSVSITNKESSFTNNEPSWTREFSFDWPASYHKLTGWLEQKGYADKVIIDAKDIFSIRAVPIITEELEPYQPNQYIEDYKLFKSIQQKHKAITIEDPKLWSTVLEKRRSNSYTPNMTKGTYLVQVKIKPLFSSDPHTRYYYFTPNDMTPELAKALPAIP; via the coding sequence ATGACATCCAACCGATTCTTCTGTAGCGGCGGCGTAATTCGCCAATGCTTGACACAGCATGGCTGGATCGGTCTATTGTACTTGGCGGGATTGCTGTTTACAGTACCGCTGCCATTGTTTATGAGCATTGGTGATGAACAACCGCGAGTGGTTTTAAAAAGCTTGTTCGATAGCACAAACTCGGGTAATGAATTGCAAAAATTAATTTTAATGACCGTACCGGTGCTGGCAGGCGTGATGCTGCTTCGTTTTGTTCAGCGACAGGGGCCATCCGATTTGTATCATAGCCTACCTTTGCGTAGAGAGCATCTATTAACGGCACATTTCATTAGCGGTCTTATTCTTTTACTTGTACCTGTGTGGCTGACTGCGGGAGTAACTGCTTGGGTTAACACGTCAATCGAACTGCCTTATATTTTCCATATCCATGATATTGGATCGTGGGCTCTGGTCGTATCCGTCCTTACGATTTTCCTGTTTACCTTTACCGTGTTTGTAGGGACTTGTGTGGGACAATCGTTGCTACAGGCCGTAGTAGTGTATGTTTTGCTGCTATTGCCTCAGTTTCTATTCATGATGATGGGGCGTTTTCTGGAACGTAATTTATACGGTTATGTGCGGGTACGAGAAACCGTTGTCCAATATATTAACGGTTCGGAGTTTCGTAGTAATAATAATGTTTGGGAAAACTTATCGCCGTTTGTACGCATTGTGGAGAACTTGCCGCAGCGCGCCTTTTCCTACATAGAGCTACTTGCCTATTTAGGTATCTCTCTGCTGTTTGTCGCCTTGAGTTACGGTTTGTATCGTAAACGCTTGGTCGAAAAGGCGACTCAGGCCATAGCATTTCCTTTCTTACAGCCTTTGTTCAAGGCAGGGGTTATACTATGCGCCATGCTAGTACTAGGTGATTATTTTTATAATCCAGGTACAAGAGGAGTAAATTGGTCGATTTTTGGCTATACACTTGGAGCTATTTTAGGCTACATCGTTGTAGAGATGGTCATCCGCAAGACATGGCAAATTGTGCGTGTTCGTGCTTTGGTGGAAATGGTTGTTTACGGTGTGATCATGGGGCTGGTACTATATATCCCGATTTCGGGTTGGTTGGGTTATGAGGGGCGGATTCCAACAGCTCACTCCGTAGAAAAGGTTTATGTCGGGCAAGAGGAGCCTCTAGGGGGAGATGCACAAACAGAAGCTTATTACTCCCAAGACAGGGCTTACATCGCCTCTGTGCTGAATTTACATCGTGAACTCGTACGTGCACATGCAGCTGGTGAGAAAACGTTGTCCAAAAACCTGGCGGTTGAATCGGCAGTCATAGTCTACCGTTTGGATGATGGTTCCACCATGACTCGCCGCTATACATTCCCGGAGAAGCCCTTCCGGACAGAACTGACTAAAGTGATGGAAGCAGAGCCTTACAAAATGGTGAGGTACAAGTTGGATAAGCTGCAAGGAAAAGCAGAGACGATTAATATCCAATCCGTAGATGATAATGAAAGACGAGTGGTTTTAACCAATCCCAAAGAAGCACGTGAATTTGAAGATATACTCAGAGAAGAAGTATTAAATATGAGTTATAGCGAAATGCAATCACATCGATATCCCCTAGGGAGTGTTTCTATTACAAACAAAGAGTCATCCTTTACCAATAACGAACCGAGCTGGACTCGTGAATTTTCATTTGATTGGCCGGCTTCATATCACAAGCTTACAGGTTGGCTAGAGCAAAAGGGGTATGCGGATAAGGTGATCATTGATGCCAAGGATATTTTTTCGATACGGGCTGTTCCTATTATTACTGAAGAGCTTGAACCTTATCAACCCAATCAGTATATTGAAGACTATAAGCTATTTAAAAGCATCCAACAGAAGCATAAAGCAATAACGATTGAAGACCCGAAGCTGTGGAGCACTGTACTGGAAAAGCGTAGATCTAATAGCTATACTCCAAAT